The Polynucleobacter sp. MWH-UH2A DNA segment GTCCTAGTAATTTATTGGATGCGATTCAATGGGCTGCAAGCCCTTTAGACAACTGCCCAGGCGGTATTTATGCCGTAATGGGGGGTCGGGTCTGTATGGCGATGGATTTAGCTAAGCGCCACACTACCGCCTTAAATGCCCTCATGCAGGCCTCTCCCAGCAGTCCGGTAAGGTTAATTAATCCCTCTTGGTTATCTGGCGTAAAGGCGGTTGAGGCGCTCTGGACCGAAGATTTACCCATTCCCAGTGCTAATGAGTGGCCTTGGGTGGAAATTTTAACTAGTCATGCTGGCGCACGTTCAGAAACCATTGATCTCTGGTTAAAAAGCAAGGCGCAGGGCTTAGTGTTGGGGGGAACTGGCATGGGTAGCCTTCATGAGCAATGGCTCGAGCCCTTGGTTCAAGCTGCAAAACAGGGGATCGCCGTGGTGAGGGCCGCCCGCCCTGGAAGCGGGCAAGTAATGCCTGATGTCCCAGAAAAGGACTTTGAGGGCTGTTTGGCTGCAGGTAAGCTTTGTGCACCTAAAGCCAGAATTGCTCTGCAGTTAGCCTTAAATGCTGAAAAACAAGCTAAATCAGTTGGTAAAGCCCTGACTTGGCAGGATTTTTTTGCTAGAATAGCGGTCTTGCCTGAAATCAGGTGAGCACTGAAAAGTGGCTGTAAAGTGGTTGTAAGCAGTACCTACAATTTGTTACTACCTTGTCACACTGGCGCTAATTTCCAAACCATCAGAAGTTAGCAAGACGCCCAGGTGACTTTATCCTTAAGGAGTGTTTGATGCGTCATTATGAAATCGTCTTTATCGTCCATCCGGACCAAAGCGAGCAAGTGCCAGCGATGATCGATCGCTACAAAGCTACATTAGCAGCTGCGGGCGGCAAAATTCATCGTATTGAAGATTGGGGTCGTCGTCAGATGGCTTACATGATCGACAAGCTTGCAAAAGCCCACTACGTTTGCATGAACATTGAGTGCGACCAAAAAACTTTGGAAGAGCTCGAGCATGCGTTCAAATTTAACGATGCTGTTTTGCGTCACCTCATCATCAAGACAAAGAAAGCTGAAACAGAGCCTTCCATCATGATGAAAGAAGTGCAACGTGAAGAAGCGCGCAAATCAGCTCAAGCCGACGCTCCAGTAGCAGCGGAATAAGTTCGAAATTTGAAGAGGAATACACAGACTAGAAAACGTATCAGAGAAGCGGGGCGGCGTTGAATCATTTCACCCTCACTGCAATCTTGGTATCTAAAGACGCGATTCGATTTACACCAGCAGGAATACCGGTGATGCATTGCCAGCTAGAACATAGCGGCCAAGCAAACGAGGTAGGAGTAGCTAGGAAGATTCAGATGAGCGTTGAAGCCGTTACGATCGGACCGATACAAAAGGATCTTGAAAGAATGGATTTAGGAACTGAGGCAGTGTTTGAAGGATTCCTGGCACCGAAGACTCTACGTAATCAAAGACTTGTTTTCCACATTACCCATATTCAATTAAAAAGTTAAAAGGAAATCATCATGGCGTTTGGAAAGAAACCCGATTTCAAAAAGAAACCTGCTCAGAACCCATTGTTCAAGCGTAAGCGCTATTGCCGTTTTACTGTTGCTGGCGTAGAACAGATTGACTACAAAGATGTAGACACATTGAAGGACTTCATTGGCGAAAACGCTAAGATCACTCCTGCTCGTTTAACAGGTACAAAAGCAAAGTATCAGCGTCAGTTAGACACTGCTATCAAGCGTGCCCGTTTCTTGGCTTTGTTGCCATTCTCTGATCAACATAAGAAATAATTGGGAGCCCTCAATGCAAATCATTCTTTTAGAAAAAGTAACAAACTTGGGCAACCTCGGTGACGTCGTTCGCGTTAAAGACGGTTACGCTCGTAATTTCTTGATCCCACAACGTAAAGCGCGTCGTGCAACTGAAGCAGCGATTGCTGATTTCGCAACTCGTCGTGCTGAGTTGGAAAAGTTGGCTGCTGAGAAGTTGGCTGCTGCACAAGCTGTTGGCGTGAAGCTCAAGGACTTGGTTTTAGACATCGCTCAAAAAGCGGGTGTTGATGGTCGCTTGTTTGGTTCAGTAACTAACCATGACATCGCTGATGCTTTGAAAGCAAAAGGCTTTACGATTGAGAAGTCTTCTGTTCGTTTGCCTACTGGCCCGTTGAAAATGGTTGGTGATCACCCAGTAGCGGTAGCAGTTCATACCGATGTTGTGGCTGATATCACAATCCGTGTAATCGGCGAGCAAGCTTAAGTAATACACTAGCCTCATGGCTGAATCCCGCTCACGTACCGTTACGTTGAACCCTGGCATGATGGGTTCTGGGGATTCAGTTGTGCAGGCCTTAAAGGTACCCCCGCATTCTGTAGAAGCTGAGCAATCATTGCTCGGTGGTCTACTCATCGATAACTCTTCTTGGGATAACCTAGGTGGAGTATTAAACGATAAAGATTTCTATCGCCCTGAGCATGCTCTGATCTATAAGGTCGTTGCCCGCCTCATTAGCGACAATCATCCCGCCGACGTCATTACAGTTTACGATGCTGTTAAGTCTGAGCAGGGTGGTGACTTAGTCAGTATTGACTACTTAAATTCCTTAGCGCAGAACACGCCAAGTGCTGCGAATATTAAAGGCTATGCCGATATCGTTCGTGATCGCAGTATTCTGCGTCGCTTAATCGAAGTATCTGACAGTATTGTGAACTCGGCGTTTGTGCCAGAGGGACGTACCGTGAGAACGCTTTTGGATGAGGCCGAGTCTCGTATTTTGCAAATTGGCGAAGAGGGTAGTCGTAAAGCGGATTATCTTGAGATCGAGCCGCTCTTAAAAAGCGTAGTTGCTCGAATTGATGAGCTCTATAACCGTCAAGGTGGTAGCGACATTACCGGAATTGCAACCGGCTTTATTGATTTAGATAAACAAACTAGTGGCCTGCAAAAAGGTGACTTAGTGATTGTTGCTGGAAGACCTTCGATGGGTAAAGCTCAGCCACTAGATGCCAAGATCAAAACAATTGATGGCTGGAAATTGATGGGCGATCTTCGCTTTGGTGATCGTCTTGCATCAGTTGATGGTCTGTTTTCAATGGTGACTGGCATATATCCTCAGGGTATTAAGCAGATCTACAAGGTTACTCTTTCGGATGGTCGTGAGGCTGAATGTTGTGATGAACATTTGTGGCGCGTCATGTATCGAGATTGGTCTGAGCCACGCGTAATTAACACTATACGTCTAATGGAGATGTTGCAGTGTGTGCGCTATAAAAATCGGCTGTGGATTGATCCAGTTTCTGGAGATTTTGGTCACTCCAATGCATTGCCAATTCATCCATGGGTAATGGGCGCATTATTGGGCGATGGAACTTTGGCTTTATCTCATGGCTCAGTAACGTTTTCTACAAAATCTCTCGAGCTAGTAGAGCGCATGAATATGCTTGCTGGCTATGAAATGGAGATGGTGCACGCTGGTGCTTGTGACTGGCGAATCGTTTCTAAAGAGAGAATTGCGGCGAATGGCGCTAGACAGTATGTGTCTAAAAATTATTTTAGAGCCGCTTTAGAAGATGTCGGAGTTTTAGGCTGCAGGAGTTTTGATAAATTTATTCCTGCAACCTATCTAGAGGCCAATAAGAATGCTCGTCTCGCTTTATTCCAAGGTCTGATGGACACTGATGGCTGGATTGAAAAGTGGGGCTCAATTCGTTTTTGTACTGCAAGTAAACAGTTATCTGAAGATGTTGCTACTTTGGCAAGATCCTTGGGTGGTTTCTGCTCAATCGCCACTAAACAGTCTAGTTATACCTATCTAGGTGAAAAGAAACAGGGTCGTTTGACCTATGTTTTGAATATGAGCTTTGAAGCAGGTTTCCAAGCTTTTAGCCTGCCTGAAAAGAAAGAAAGATTAAGAGCAAGCTGGGATCGTCAACGTCGTTTGACATTCAAGAGTATTGAGCCATCAAGAGTGACCCAAGCGCAATGTATTTCGGTAAGTCATCCCCAAAGAACATACATTACCGATAATTATGTAGTTACACACAACACCGCGTTCGCGCTGAATATTGCTGAGAACGTCGCATTAGCCGAGGGCTTACCAGTTGTTGTTTTCTCTATGGAGATGTCGGGTGAGCAATTAGCGGCGCGTTTGCTGGGCTCAGTAGGGCGCGTTGATCAAGGTCGTATGCGTACTGGTAAATTGCAAGACGATGAGTGGCCACGTGTGACTGATGCCATTGCCCGTTTAAGCAACACTCAGATTTTGATTGATGAAACAGGTTCACTCTCCAGTCTGGAGTTACGTGCTCGTGCACGTCGTATCGCCAGAAACTTTGGTGGCACATTAGGTTTGGTAGTGATTGATTACTTGCAGCTCATGAGTGGATCGGGTTCTGAGAACCGCGCTACCGAGATTTCTGAAATCTCTCGTTCTCTCAAGTCCCTTGCAAAAGAATTGCAGTGTCCTGTGGTTGCGCTCTCACAGCTCAATCGTGGTCTTGAGCAACGCCCAAACAAACGCCCAATCATGTCTGATTTGCGTGAGTCGGGTGCGATTGAGCAAGATGCCGACTTAATTATGTTTATTTATCGTGATGAGGTGTATCACCCAGATACCACTACCGATAAAGGTGTGGCAGAGATTATCATTGGCAAGCAGCGTAATGGCCCTATTGGTACAGTGCGCTTAAGCTGGCAAGGTCCATTTACGAAGTTTGATAACTTGGCGATGGGCTCAATTGGTTATTCATCTGGCGGCTACGAACCGTTCTAATTGCATCTCACTTTGAGGCAACCCGTCGCGCCTCAGTAAATTTAGCGGCCCAATAGGGTGAAGTAATGTAATCAAGGCGCACGGTTCCACCTGCGCTTGGCGCATGCACAAACCGTCCTTGACCAACATAAATTCCTGCATGCGAATACTTTTCACCAGTAGTGTTAAAGAATACTAAATCGCCAGGAGCGGGCGGGCCACTTTCAATACTGAAACCTTGGTTGCTCATTTGCTGAATGGTACGAGGCAGTTTGATTCCAGCGGTTTTGTTATAGACATACACAATCAGGCCGCTGCAATCGAAGCCGCTTTTAGGAGTGTTGCCGCCATAACGATAGGGCACATCTACTAATCCGAGTGCCGCAATCGAGATGCCTTCAGTGCCAACACTCGTGTCTTGTTTAAATTGAGCAACTTTAGCTTGATTTGATTTACCGCTAAACGTGCTGCATCCTGCCAACAATAGCAGGGTGCAAATAAAAATGCCGCACCCAAGAAGAGTGCGGCATGAGAGGGCTTGCTTAAAGTGCGTCGGCAGCATGATCCGCAAGACGTGAACGCTCGCCACGGGCCAATGTGACATGGCCGCTATGGCGCCAACCTTTGAAGCGATCCACAACATAAGTCAAACCGGAAGAGCCTTCGGTCAGGTATGGGGTATCGATCTGAGCAATATTACCTAAGCAAACGATTTTGGTTCCTGGGCCAGCACGAGTGACCAAAGTCTTCATTTGTTTTGGTGTGAGGTTTTGTGCTTCATCAATGATGACAAATTTGCTGACAAACGTTCTGCCACGCATGAAGTTCATGCTCTTCACTTTAATGCGTGAGCGAATGAGTTCTTGAGTGGCTGCACGGCCCCACTCGCCAGCGTCATCATTGCGTTGTAGAACTTCAAGATTGTCATCAAATGCACCCATCCACGGCTGCATTTTTTCTTCTTCTGTTCCAGGCAGGAAGCCAATATCTTCACCCACTGGAACGGTTGCACGAGTAATGATGATTTCGTTATAGCGCTTACTATCAAGCACTTGCTCAAGGCCAGCGGCTAATGCCAGTAAAGTTTTACCAGTTCCTGCTTGACCTAATAAGGTCACAAAATCAATGTCAGGATTCATGAGGAGATTCATGGCGAAGTTTTGCTCGCGATTGCGGGCTGTTACGCTCCAGACATTGTTTTTCTGATGTGAAAAGTCACGTAAGGTTTGCAACAGCGCTGTTTTGCCATTGATTTCTTTAACATGGGCATAGAACGGTGTTGAACCGTCAGGATTTTCTTGATAAACAAATTGATTGACTAGCATGCTAGGCACTGTAGGGCCAGTAACGCGGTAGTACATCGTTCCCGATTTAGAGTCTGCCCAGCTTTCCATATCCTTGCCATGCTTCGGCCAAAAATCTGCGGGCAATGACAGTACACCCGAATACATTAAGTCACGATCTTCTAATACTTGATCATTGAAATAATCTTCCGCAGGTAAGCCTAGTGCGCGCGCCTTAATGCGCATGTTGATATCTTTGGATACCAACACCACTTCTTGCCCTTTGCGGGTTTTTTGCAGCTCGCTAACAACAGCCAAAATGAGGTTGTCACCCTTACCTTCGGGCAGTCCTTCAGGCAATGCTTGGGTAGACAGTTTAGTTTGGAAATACAAGCGACCAGAAACATCCTGATTGCCTAGTTTGTTGAGTGGAATGCCGTCATCTAAGGTGCCGCTGGTGCCTGCAATCAGTTGATCTAGAGAGCGGCTAACGGTACGGGCGTTACGAGCTACCTCAGTCATCCCTTTCTTGTGATTGTCTAGCTCTTCCAATGTGGTCATTGGTAGATAAAGATCGTGCTCCGAGAAGCGGAACAAGGAGCTTGGATCGTGCATCAACACATTGGTATCAAGCACAAACAAACTGGGAGGTCCAGTACGAATAACGCGCTTTGGTTTTGCGGGTGCGCTAGCCTTGTTGTCACCCCGTGCTGGACTGCGATCAGCTTTAATCTTTTCTAGCGCCACTTCAGCTGCCGATAAATCCTCTTCCGCATCATTGACCCATTCAGCTGTTTCAAGGACAACTGGTTTTGCCTGCGTGGGACGTTTCTTTAAATCTGGAGTGTCCTTGCGGCTCAGCTTTACTTGATCAGCAATTTGGGTTGGGATGGGTGGCAATGGCATGCAGACTCTCCTAAAAGAAAAAACCGTCAAGCGGAGTGCATTGACGGTTTATTGCGAAACGGGTTGGTAGTACATCAGAAAAATGGAGGGGGTGATTCCCCGTACCTGCTGTGATTTGCTCAGGCTGTTGATTCAAACGGATTGTCAGACTTTCCCGTCGTTTACGGTGCATGTAGATCACTTTACCCCAAATTTTGGGGTTTGCAAGCACCTCTGGTTAAATTGTTGTAAAAATCATTTAGCGGCTTTGGCAGCCTCTAAGACTTCGGTCACATGTCCTGGAACTTTCAGGCCGCGCCATTCTTTGACTAACTTGCCGCTGGAGTCAAATAAGAAGGTGCTACGTTCGATGCCGCGTACTTGCTTGCCATACATATTCTTCATTTTGATGACGCCAAACAGTTGGCAGAGCTTTTCTT contains these protein-coding regions:
- a CDS encoding asparaginase, producing MSQIQNPSENSPHILVLGMGGTIAGLASNPVDQPLQYAAGQVEIDSLLSHIESAIPGDLCLNSRQVANINSCNMTEPLLTLLGHAVRDALENTMVRGVVVTHGTDTIEETGLFLQLICGSLAQNLGKRVVLTGAMLPANAPNADGPSNLLDAIQWAASPLDNCPGGIYAVMGGRVCMAMDLAKRHTTALNALMQASPSSPVRLINPSWLSGVKAVEALWTEDLPIPSANEWPWVEILTSHAGARSETIDLWLKSKAQGLVLGGTGMGSLHEQWLEPLVQAAKQGIAVVRAARPGSGQVMPDVPEKDFEGCLAAGKLCAPKARIALQLALNAEKQAKSVGKALTWQDFFARIAVLPEIR
- the rpsF gene encoding 30S ribosomal protein S6 gives rise to the protein MRHYEIVFIVHPDQSEQVPAMIDRYKATLAAAGGKIHRIEDWGRRQMAYMIDKLAKAHYVCMNIECDQKTLEELEHAFKFNDAVLRHLIIKTKKAETEPSIMMKEVQREEARKSAQADAPVAAE
- the priB gene encoding primosomal replication protein N — encoded protein: MNHFTLTAILVSKDAIRFTPAGIPVMHCQLEHSGQANEVGVARKIQMSVEAVTIGPIQKDLERMDLGTEAVFEGFLAPKTLRNQRLVFHITHIQLKS
- the rpsR gene encoding 30S ribosomal protein S18, which encodes MAFGKKPDFKKKPAQNPLFKRKRYCRFTVAGVEQIDYKDVDTLKDFIGENAKITPARLTGTKAKYQRQLDTAIKRARFLALLPFSDQHKK
- the rplI gene encoding 50S ribosomal protein L9, whose amino-acid sequence is MQIILLEKVTNLGNLGDVVRVKDGYARNFLIPQRKARRATEAAIADFATRRAELEKLAAEKLAAAQAVGVKLKDLVLDIAQKAGVDGRLFGSVTNHDIADALKAKGFTIEKSSVRLPTGPLKMVGDHPVAVAVHTDVVADITIRVIGEQA
- the dnaB gene encoding replicative DNA helicase, with translation MGSGDSVVQALKVPPHSVEAEQSLLGGLLIDNSSWDNLGGVLNDKDFYRPEHALIYKVVARLISDNHPADVITVYDAVKSEQGGDLVSIDYLNSLAQNTPSAANIKGYADIVRDRSILRRLIEVSDSIVNSAFVPEGRTVRTLLDEAESRILQIGEEGSRKADYLEIEPLLKSVVARIDELYNRQGGSDITGIATGFIDLDKQTSGLQKGDLVIVAGRPSMGKAQPLDAKIKTIDGWKLMGDLRFGDRLASVDGLFSMVTGIYPQGIKQIYKVTLSDGREAECCDEHLWRVMYRDWSEPRVINTIRLMEMLQCVRYKNRLWIDPVSGDFGHSNALPIHPWVMGALLGDGTLALSHGSVTFSTKSLELVERMNMLAGYEMEMVHAGACDWRIVSKERIAANGARQYVSKNYFRAALEDVGVLGCRSFDKFIPATYLEANKNARLALFQGLMDTDGWIEKWGSIRFCTASKQLSEDVATLARSLGGFCSIATKQSSYTYLGEKKQGRLTYVLNMSFEAGFQAFSLPEKKERLRASWDRQRRLTFKSIEPSRVTQAQCISVSHPQRTYITDNYVVTHNTAFALNIAENVALAEGLPVVVFSMEMSGEQLAARLLGSVGRVDQGRMRTGKLQDDEWPRVTDAIARLSNTQILIDETGSLSSLELRARARRIARNFGGTLGLVVIDYLQLMSGSGSENRATEISEISRSLKSLAKELQCPVVALSQLNRGLEQRPNKRPIMSDLRESGAIEQDADLIMFIYRDEVYHPDTTTDKGVAEIIIGKQRNGPIGTVRLSWQGPFTKFDNLAMGSIGYSSGGYEPF
- a CDS encoding C40 family peptidase, with amino-acid sequence MLPTHFKQALSCRTLLGCGIFICTLLLLAGCSTFSGKSNQAKVAQFKQDTSVGTEGISIAALGLVDVPYRYGGNTPKSGFDCSGLIVYVYNKTAGIKLPRTIQQMSNQGFSIESGPPAPGDLVFFNTTGEKYSHAGIYVGQGRFVHAPSAGGTVRLDYITSPYWAAKFTEARRVASK
- a CDS encoding PhoH family protein, with translation MPLPPIPTQIADQVKLSRKDTPDLKKRPTQAKPVVLETAEWVNDAEEDLSAAEVALEKIKADRSPARGDNKASAPAKPKRVIRTGPPSLFVLDTNVLMHDPSSLFRFSEHDLYLPMTTLEELDNHKKGMTEVARNARTVSRSLDQLIAGTSGTLDDGIPLNKLGNQDVSGRLYFQTKLSTQALPEGLPEGKGDNLILAVVSELQKTRKGQEVVLVSKDINMRIKARALGLPAEDYFNDQVLEDRDLMYSGVLSLPADFWPKHGKDMESWADSKSGTMYYRVTGPTVPSMLVNQFVYQENPDGSTPFYAHVKEINGKTALLQTLRDFSHQKNNVWSVTARNREQNFAMNLLMNPDIDFVTLLGQAGTGKTLLALAAGLEQVLDSKRYNEIIITRATVPVGEDIGFLPGTEEEKMQPWMGAFDDNLEVLQRNDDAGEWGRAATQELIRSRIKVKSMNFMRGRTFVSKFVIIDEAQNLTPKQMKTLVTRAGPGTKIVCLGNIAQIDTPYLTEGSSGLTYVVDRFKGWRHSGHVTLARGERSRLADHAADAL